GGCGCCTGCTCTTCCAGCAGCCCGACGCCTTCACCCTCGGCGCCCTCCCCCTCGCCCGCACGGCTCTGTAGCCCCACCCCGGCACTAGCCGGCGTCCTGCCCCCATGGCAGGAAGGAACTCACCCCTTTGACCTCTGCCATCCCCGTCGGCGACGCGTACCCGTACCTGCGGGCCGCCAGCGCGGGTATCCGCCACCACGCCCGCACCCTCAGCCCACGCACCCAGCACACTGTTTCACCCGCGGACCGCGTGCACCTCGACGTGCTGCACGCCCATCTGACCGCACTGCACCAGCTACTCGACCAGCTCGCCGAATCCACCCGGCCCCCGCATCCCGCCGCCGGCCGCCACCTCGCCACCTCGCACACCCGGCTGTTCCAGGCCGCCGCCGCGGTCCACGACGCCTTCCACCTCCTGCCCGTCG
This genomic interval from Streptomyces dengpaensis contains the following:
- a CDS encoding DUF6238 family protein, which encodes MTSAIPVGDAYPYLRAASAGIRHHARTLSPRTQHTVSPADRVHLDVLHAHLTALHQLLDQLAESTRPPHPAAGRHLATSHTRLFQAAAAVHDAFHLLPVADETPTDTGCHPERLPEGPPVLTICQRHLAAGHVVRRKTTPSDLLNAPLHGHTTTCSQ